Proteins from one Cryptomeria japonica chromosome 4, Sugi_1.0, whole genome shotgun sequence genomic window:
- the LOC131040577 gene encoding disease resistance protein RPV1 isoform X4 codes for MDEFKAYEPPIEKISLENRRYHVFLNFRGKDTRKSLVAYLFELLSAAGLHVFMDSKRIRKGDVICSQLEQAIEEAVIHIPIFSPNYVESRWCLRELTQMLKSKGLVIPLFYGVEPADVKYAENRIMYREAFKLHREKGREEEKTINEWSDTLSQVGSFSGWTTQASNPNEIKFIRGVVSDVLKTLKIAQLGVPRFAVGLKERMDGVIKLLKMDDKQKVITVGIWGAHGAGKSTVARAVYNSICGNFKVFTFVSDIAGNRLRKLQKQLLRDLLKWNPEECKINDEHHGKAKLEEHLQNICALVILDNVDNRKQIEMLGVEWLGEGSRVIVTTRDKSILNFGENEGSEADDQIYAIPELRKEESLQLFSWHAFLKPYPDKKYKFLAQGIVDACGALPSSLEILGRFLCGRKDFRCWTEVLDQLQSATFDEIYRPLKVIYQDLNAKEKQILLDIACFFMGHDQEAAISFWEDIKLNPHINLKNLVLKSLVKIDYKEAVISMHDHLRDLGRAIVVDESWDPSKRSRLWKSEEASQVLLERPGYESIQSISLLAVEESLAVLKAENIASTKKLQLLWLGNNTIEGDPQPLFSNLRWFRWNSCPLSSLPPKWNMEHLVILDLSSSRGIPSQIKQIWKEESKYKHHPKNLKVLLLRRCLLLETLPDLSNFSRLLRIDLEDCPELRKIPESIGLLLQLKWLNLCRCKDLGELPESIGSLSSLEKLYLNGCSSIRTLPRTLGNLRALKELDLGGLVLIEELPPFQTGCCLQKLVLSGCRSLRDLPASIGDLNHLSYLEINECRTISYLPEEFGNLTSLEGLFLNEFCRLENLPESFGNLTNLVTLELKKAYCLTKLPESFSKLESLVYFDASFSHLYGLPARMGDLSSLQTLKLQGTFIEGLPNSLKQLKMLQTLILNECNMLTELPALPEALIKFQARDCKELRKVDQMSGLSNLTVMDLRNCQCLEELPILSSMESLAKIDIRGCISMKNLADLRLGRLRSLQTVYLSRSDSSCFNLRQVVEDMPLFRRSNALEEENRALEANCFKDVVSFPVEKNPRCEGVLLFFQLEFNARGIKSACMEIIFVIDEEETINSLTVDTEGEEEFILIFRATHEMVVALEKARNLCVRAKGEGICIRFVELRVSNKFQEAVSEENRGADHGSSEGER; via the exons ATGGATGAATTCAAAGCTTACGAGCCTCCAATAGAGAAAATTTCATTGGAGAATAGGAGATATCATGTATTTCTCAATTTCCGCGGTAAGGACACAAGGAAAAGCCTGGTGGCTTACCTGTTCGAATTGCTCAGTGCTGCAGGCCTTCATGTTTTTATGGACAGCAAGAGAATACGCAAGGGAGATGTCATTTGTTCGCAATTGGAGCAGGCTATTGAGGAAGCGGTTATTCACATTCCTATATTTTCCCCAAATTATGTTGAATCGCGGTGGTGCCTCCGGGAGCTTACACAGATGTTAAAATCCAAAGGGCTGGTCATTCCTTTGTTTTACGGTGTGGAACCCGCAGATGTCAAATATGCGGAAAACCGTATTATGTATAGGGAGGCTTTTAAGCTTCACAGAGAAAAGGGCAGAGAGGAAGAGAAAACTATCAATGAGTGGAGCGATACTCTGTCTCAGGTCGGATCTTTTTCGGGATGGACTACACAGGCATCGAACCC GAATGAAATCAAATTCATTCGGGGTGTGGTGTCGGATGTTCTAAAAACATTGAAAATTGCTCAACTGGGCGTGCCGAGATTTGCCGTGGGACTGAAAGAGCGTATGGATGGCGTCATTAAGttgttgaagatggatgacaagcAGAAAGTAATTACAGTTGGGATATGGGGTGCGCATGGCGCCGGAAAATCCACCGTGGCTAGGGCAGTTTACAATAGCATTTGCGGGAATTTCAAAGTTTTTACCTTTGTGTCTGATATCGCGGGCAACCGGCTGCGTAAATTGCAGAAACAGCTGCTGAGAGATCTGTTGAAATGGAATCCTGAGGAATGTAAGATTAACGATGAGCATCATGGTAAAGCTAAACTGGAAGAGCATTTGCAGAATATCTGTGCCCTTGTAATTTTGGATAATGTTGATAATAGGAAGCAGATTGAAATGTTGGGCGTAGAGTGGCTTGGTGAAGGCAGCAGGGTCATTGTTACTACCCGCGACAAGAGTATCTTAAATTTTGGGGAAAATGAAGGAAGCGAAGCTGATGATCAAATTTATGCTATCCCGGAACTCAGAAAAGAGGAATCTCTTCAATTGTTCAGCTGGCACGCCTTTCTCAAACCATATCcggataaaaaatataaatttttagcCCAAGGAATTGTGGATGCTTGTGGCGCCCTCCCGTCTTCTTTGGAAATTCTTGGGCGGTTTTTGTGCGGGAGAAAAGATTTCAGGTGTTGGACTGAGGTTCTGGACCAGCTTCAGAGTGCCACTTTTGATGAAATATACAGGCCACTCAAAGTCATCTACCAAGATCTCAACGCCAAGGAAAAACAAATATTACTAGACATTGCATGTTTTTTCATGGGCCATGACCAGGAAGCTGCTATTAGTTTTTGGGAAGATATAAAGCTGAATCCCCATATAAACCTGAAGAATCTAGTTTTGAAGTCACTTGTCAAAATAGATTATAAGGAGGCGGTAATTTCAATGCATGATCATCTGAGGGATTTGGGGCGAGCAATTGTAGTGGATGAATCTTGGGATCCGTCCAAACGCAGCCGCCTGTGGAAATCCGAAGAAGCTTCTCAAGTTCTCCTTGAACGGCCG GGCTACGAAAGCATCCAGAGTATTTCCTTGTTAGCCGTAGAGGAGAGTCTTGCTGTCTTGAAAGCCGAAAATATAGCGTCAACGAAAAAATTGCAACTGCTTTGGCTGGGTAACAACACCATAGAAGGAGATCCGCAACCATTATTTTCGAATTTGAGATGGTTTAGATGGAATTCATGTCCATTGAGTTCTTTGCCGCCCAAATGGAACATGGAACATCTGGTTATACTAGATCTCAGCAGCAGCAGGGGAATTCCATCTCAAATAAAACAAATCTGGAAAGAAGAATCAAAATACAAG CACCACCCCAAAAATCTAAAAGTTCTTCTGCTGAGGCGATGTCTCCTCCTTGAAACATTGCCCGATCTCTCAAACTTTTCTCGTCTTTTGAGAATCGATTTGGAAGATTGTCCAGAATTGAGAAAGATACCCGAATCGATTGGTCTTCTTCTGCAACTAAAATGGTTGAACTTGTGTAGATGCAAAGATTTAGGAGAACTTCCAGAGAGCATCGGTAGCCTATCTTCGCTGGAAAAGCTTTATCTGAATGGTTGCTCCTCAATTAGAACGTTGCCAAGAACGTTGGGGAATCTCAGAGCCCTAAAGGAATTAGATCTAGGCGGTCTAGTACTGATAGAGGAACTGCCCCCTTTTCAAACAGGCTGCTGTCTGCAGAAGCTCGTTCTAAGCGGCTGTCGAAGTTTAAGAGATTTGCCTGCATCAATTGGTGACCTTAATCACCTCAGCTACCTAGAAATTAATGAATGCAGAACTATTTCTTATTTGCCAGAAGAATTTGGGAATCTTACAAGCCTGGAGGGATTGTTTCTGAATGAGTTTTGCCGTCTGGAAAATCTTCCTGAAAGTTTTGGGAACCTTACGAATCTTGTAACCCTTGAACTCAAGAAAGCTTATTGCCTTACTAAACTCCCAGAGAGTTTCTCCAAACTGGAGTCATTGGTGTATTTCGATGCAAGCTTTTCTCATCTGTATGGTCTTCCCGCAAGAATGGGTGATCTCTCTTCATTGCAGACTCTCAAATTGCAAGGTACTTTCATCGAGGGATTGCCTAACTCTTTGAAGCAGCTGAAAATGCTCCAAACACTAATCCTCAATGAATGCAACATGTTAACCGAATTGCCAGCTCTTCCTGAAGCACTCATCAAGTTTCAAGCTCGGGATTGTAAAGAACTAAGGAAGGTCGACCAAATGTCGGGTTTGAGCAACCTAACAGTGATGGATTTGAGGAACTGCCAATGCCTAGAGGAACTGCCTATATTAAGCTCTATGGAATCTTTAGCAAAGATAGACATACGTGGGTGCATAAGCATGAAAAATCTTGCAGACTTGCGTTTAGGAAGGCTGAGAAGTTTGCAGACAGTATACTTGAGCAGGTCCGATAGCAGTTGCTTTAATCTGAGACAGGTTGTGGAG GATATGCCATTATTTCGGAGATCAAATGCACTAGAAGAGGAGAATCGCGCATTAGAAGCGAATTGCTTCAAAGATGTGGTCTCGTTTCCTGTGGAAAAGAATCCCAGATGTGAAGGGGTGCTGCTATTTTTTCAGCTGGAATTTAATGCTAGGGGTATCAAAAGTGCCTGCATGGAAATCATCTTTGTGATAGACGAGGAAGAGACTATAAATAGTCTCACAGTGGATACTGAAGGAGAGGAGGAATTTATCTTGATTTTTAGAGCAACACATGAAATGGTCGTGGCTTTGGAGAAGGCTCGAAATCTCTGCGTCCGAGCAAAAGGGGAAGGAATCTGTATCAGATTTGTGGAGTTACGTGTAAGCAATAAATTTCAAGAAGCAGTTTCTGAAGAAAACAGGGGGGCAGATCATGGCTCGAGTGAAGGGGAAAG
- the LOC131040577 gene encoding disease resistance protein RPV1 isoform X3 produces the protein MDEFKAYEPPIEKISLENRRYHVFLNFRGKDTRKSLVAYLFELLSAAGLHVFMDSKRIRKGDVICSQLEQAIEEAVIHIPIFSPNYVESRWCLRELTQMLKSKGLVIPLFYGVEPADVKYAENRIMYREAFKLHREKGREEEKTINEWSDTLSQVGSFSGWTTQASNPNEIKFIRGVVSDVLKTLKIAQLGVPRFAVGLKERMDGVIKLLKMDDKQKVITVGIWGAHGAGKSTVARAVYNSICGNFKVFTFVSDIAGNRLRKLQKQLLRDLLKWNPEECKINDEHHGKAKLEEHLQNICALVILDNVDNRKQIEMLGVEWLGEGSRVIVTTRDKSILNFGENEGSEADDQIYAIPELRKEESLQLFSWHAFLKPYPDKKYKFLAQGIVDACGALPSSLEILGRFLCGRKDFRCWTEVLDQLQSATFDEIYRPLKVIYQDLNAKEKQILLDIACFFMGHDQEAAISFWEDIKLNPHINLKNLVLKSLVKIDYKEAVISMHDHLRDLGRAIVVDESWDPSKRSRLWKSEEASQVLLERPGYESIQSISLLAVEESLAVLKAENIASTKKLQLLWLGNNTIEGDPQPLFSNLRWFRWNSCPLSSLPPKWNMEHLVILDLSSSRGIPSQIKQIWKEESKYKHHPKNLKVLLLRRCLLLETLPDLSNFSRLLRIDLEDCPELRKIPESIGLLLQLKWLNLCRCKDLGELPESIGSLSSLEKLYLNGCSSIRTLPRTLGNLRALKELDLGGLVLIEELPPFQTGCCLQKLVLSGCRSLRDLPASIGDLNHLSYLEINECRTISYLPEEFGNLTSLEGLFLNEFCRLENLPESFGNLTNLVTLELKKAYCLTKLPESFSKLESLVYFDASFSHLYGLPARMGDLSSLQTLKLQGTFIEGLPNSLKQLKMLQTLILNECNMLTELPALPEALIKFQARDCKELRKVDQMSGLSNLTVMDLRNCQCLEELPILSSMESLAKIDIRGCISMKNLADLRLGRLRSLQTVYLSRSDSSCFNLRQVVEDMPLFRRSNALEEENRALEANCFKDVVSFPVEKNPRCEGVLLFFQLEFNARGIKSACMEIIFVIDEEETINSLTVDTEGEEEFILIFRATHEMVVALEKARNLCVRAKGEGICIRFVELRVSNKFQEAVSEENRGADHGSSEGEREMQQY, from the exons ATGGATGAATTCAAAGCTTACGAGCCTCCAATAGAGAAAATTTCATTGGAGAATAGGAGATATCATGTATTTCTCAATTTCCGCGGTAAGGACACAAGGAAAAGCCTGGTGGCTTACCTGTTCGAATTGCTCAGTGCTGCAGGCCTTCATGTTTTTATGGACAGCAAGAGAATACGCAAGGGAGATGTCATTTGTTCGCAATTGGAGCAGGCTATTGAGGAAGCGGTTATTCACATTCCTATATTTTCCCCAAATTATGTTGAATCGCGGTGGTGCCTCCGGGAGCTTACACAGATGTTAAAATCCAAAGGGCTGGTCATTCCTTTGTTTTACGGTGTGGAACCCGCAGATGTCAAATATGCGGAAAACCGTATTATGTATAGGGAGGCTTTTAAGCTTCACAGAGAAAAGGGCAGAGAGGAAGAGAAAACTATCAATGAGTGGAGCGATACTCTGTCTCAGGTCGGATCTTTTTCGGGATGGACTACACAGGCATCGAACCC GAATGAAATCAAATTCATTCGGGGTGTGGTGTCGGATGTTCTAAAAACATTGAAAATTGCTCAACTGGGCGTGCCGAGATTTGCCGTGGGACTGAAAGAGCGTATGGATGGCGTCATTAAGttgttgaagatggatgacaagcAGAAAGTAATTACAGTTGGGATATGGGGTGCGCATGGCGCCGGAAAATCCACCGTGGCTAGGGCAGTTTACAATAGCATTTGCGGGAATTTCAAAGTTTTTACCTTTGTGTCTGATATCGCGGGCAACCGGCTGCGTAAATTGCAGAAACAGCTGCTGAGAGATCTGTTGAAATGGAATCCTGAGGAATGTAAGATTAACGATGAGCATCATGGTAAAGCTAAACTGGAAGAGCATTTGCAGAATATCTGTGCCCTTGTAATTTTGGATAATGTTGATAATAGGAAGCAGATTGAAATGTTGGGCGTAGAGTGGCTTGGTGAAGGCAGCAGGGTCATTGTTACTACCCGCGACAAGAGTATCTTAAATTTTGGGGAAAATGAAGGAAGCGAAGCTGATGATCAAATTTATGCTATCCCGGAACTCAGAAAAGAGGAATCTCTTCAATTGTTCAGCTGGCACGCCTTTCTCAAACCATATCcggataaaaaatataaatttttagcCCAAGGAATTGTGGATGCTTGTGGCGCCCTCCCGTCTTCTTTGGAAATTCTTGGGCGGTTTTTGTGCGGGAGAAAAGATTTCAGGTGTTGGACTGAGGTTCTGGACCAGCTTCAGAGTGCCACTTTTGATGAAATATACAGGCCACTCAAAGTCATCTACCAAGATCTCAACGCCAAGGAAAAACAAATATTACTAGACATTGCATGTTTTTTCATGGGCCATGACCAGGAAGCTGCTATTAGTTTTTGGGAAGATATAAAGCTGAATCCCCATATAAACCTGAAGAATCTAGTTTTGAAGTCACTTGTCAAAATAGATTATAAGGAGGCGGTAATTTCAATGCATGATCATCTGAGGGATTTGGGGCGAGCAATTGTAGTGGATGAATCTTGGGATCCGTCCAAACGCAGCCGCCTGTGGAAATCCGAAGAAGCTTCTCAAGTTCTCCTTGAACGGCCG GGCTACGAAAGCATCCAGAGTATTTCCTTGTTAGCCGTAGAGGAGAGTCTTGCTGTCTTGAAAGCCGAAAATATAGCGTCAACGAAAAAATTGCAACTGCTTTGGCTGGGTAACAACACCATAGAAGGAGATCCGCAACCATTATTTTCGAATTTGAGATGGTTTAGATGGAATTCATGTCCATTGAGTTCTTTGCCGCCCAAATGGAACATGGAACATCTGGTTATACTAGATCTCAGCAGCAGCAGGGGAATTCCATCTCAAATAAAACAAATCTGGAAAGAAGAATCAAAATACAAG CACCACCCCAAAAATCTAAAAGTTCTTCTGCTGAGGCGATGTCTCCTCCTTGAAACATTGCCCGATCTCTCAAACTTTTCTCGTCTTTTGAGAATCGATTTGGAAGATTGTCCAGAATTGAGAAAGATACCCGAATCGATTGGTCTTCTTCTGCAACTAAAATGGTTGAACTTGTGTAGATGCAAAGATTTAGGAGAACTTCCAGAGAGCATCGGTAGCCTATCTTCGCTGGAAAAGCTTTATCTGAATGGTTGCTCCTCAATTAGAACGTTGCCAAGAACGTTGGGGAATCTCAGAGCCCTAAAGGAATTAGATCTAGGCGGTCTAGTACTGATAGAGGAACTGCCCCCTTTTCAAACAGGCTGCTGTCTGCAGAAGCTCGTTCTAAGCGGCTGTCGAAGTTTAAGAGATTTGCCTGCATCAATTGGTGACCTTAATCACCTCAGCTACCTAGAAATTAATGAATGCAGAACTATTTCTTATTTGCCAGAAGAATTTGGGAATCTTACAAGCCTGGAGGGATTGTTTCTGAATGAGTTTTGCCGTCTGGAAAATCTTCCTGAAAGTTTTGGGAACCTTACGAATCTTGTAACCCTTGAACTCAAGAAAGCTTATTGCCTTACTAAACTCCCAGAGAGTTTCTCCAAACTGGAGTCATTGGTGTATTTCGATGCAAGCTTTTCTCATCTGTATGGTCTTCCCGCAAGAATGGGTGATCTCTCTTCATTGCAGACTCTCAAATTGCAAGGTACTTTCATCGAGGGATTGCCTAACTCTTTGAAGCAGCTGAAAATGCTCCAAACACTAATCCTCAATGAATGCAACATGTTAACCGAATTGCCAGCTCTTCCTGAAGCACTCATCAAGTTTCAAGCTCGGGATTGTAAAGAACTAAGGAAGGTCGACCAAATGTCGGGTTTGAGCAACCTAACAGTGATGGATTTGAGGAACTGCCAATGCCTAGAGGAACTGCCTATATTAAGCTCTATGGAATCTTTAGCAAAGATAGACATACGTGGGTGCATAAGCATGAAAAATCTTGCAGACTTGCGTTTAGGAAGGCTGAGAAGTTTGCAGACAGTATACTTGAGCAGGTCCGATAGCAGTTGCTTTAATCTGAGACAGGTTGTGGAG GATATGCCATTATTTCGGAGATCAAATGCACTAGAAGAGGAGAATCGCGCATTAGAAGCGAATTGCTTCAAAGATGTGGTCTCGTTTCCTGTGGAAAAGAATCCCAGATGTGAAGGGGTGCTGCTATTTTTTCAGCTGGAATTTAATGCTAGGGGTATCAAAAGTGCCTGCATGGAAATCATCTTTGTGATAGACGAGGAAGAGACTATAAATAGTCTCACAGTGGATACTGAAGGAGAGGAGGAATTTATCTTGATTTTTAGAGCAACACATGAAATGGTCGTGGCTTTGGAGAAGGCTCGAAATCTCTGCGTCCGAGCAAAAGGGGAAGGAATCTGTATCAGATTTGTGGAGTTACGTGTAAGCAATAAATTTCAAGAAGCAGTTTCTGAAGAAAACAGGGGGGCAGATCATGGCTCGAGTGAAGGGGAAAG
- the LOC131040577 gene encoding TMV resistance protein N isoform X1 — MDEFKAYEPPIEKISLENRRYHVFLNFRGKDTRKSLVAYLFELLSAAGLHVFMDSKRIRKGDVICSQLEQAIEEAVIHIPIFSPNYVESRWCLRELTQMLKSKGLVIPLFYGVEPADVKYAENRIMYREAFKLHREKGREEEKTINEWSDTLSQVGSFSGWTTQASNPNEIKFIRGVVSDVLKTLKIAQLGVPRFAVGLKERMDGVIKLLKMDDKQKVITVGIWGAHGAGKSTVARAVYNSICGNFKVFTFVSDIAGNRLRKLQKQLLRDLLKWNPEECKINDEHHGKAKLEEHLQNICALVILDNVDNRKQIEMLGVEWLGEGSRVIVTTRDKSILNFGENEGSEADDQIYAIPELRKEESLQLFSWHAFLKPYPDKKYKFLAQGIVDACGALPSSLEILGRFLCGRKDFRCWTEVLDQLQSATFDEIYRPLKVIYQDLNAKEKQILLDIACFFMGHDQEAAISFWEDIKLNPHINLKNLVLKSLVKIDYKEAVISMHDHLRDLGRAIVVDESWDPSKRSRLWKSEEASQVLLERPGYESIQSISLLAVEESLAVLKAENIASTKKLQLLWLGNNTIEGDPQPLFSNLRWFRWNSCPLSSLPPKWNMEHLVILDLSSSRGIPSQIKQIWKEESKYKHHPKNLKVLLLRRCLLLETLPDLSNFSRLLRIDLEDCPELRKIPESIGLLLQLKWLNLCRCKDLGELPESIGSLSSLEKLYLNGCSSIRTLPRTLGNLRALKELDLGGLVLIEELPPFQTGCCLQKLVLSGCRSLRDLPASIGDLNHLSYLEINECRTISYLPEEFGNLTSLEGLFLNEFCRLENLPESFGNLTNLVTLELKKAYCLTKLPESFSKLESLVYFDASFSHLYGLPARMGDLSSLQTLKLQGTFIEGLPNSLKQLKMLQTLILNECNMLTELPALPEALIKFQARDCKELRKVDQMSGLSNLTVMDLRNCQCLEELPILSSMESLAKIDIRGCISMKNLADLRLGRLRSLQTVYLSRSDSSCFNLRQVVEDMPLFRRSNALEEENRALEANCFKDVVSFPVEKNPRCEGVLLFFQLEFNARGIKSACMEIIFVIDEEETINSLTVDTEGEEEFILIFRATHEMVVALEKARNLCVRAKGEGICIRFVELRVSNKFQEAVSEENRGADHGSSEGERDTSSALVSFSPYQGWYGDTRMFFQCFLSVLEIGDISGPIAPILALWTIHKKCLVELQVEITC; from the exons ATGGATGAATTCAAAGCTTACGAGCCTCCAATAGAGAAAATTTCATTGGAGAATAGGAGATATCATGTATTTCTCAATTTCCGCGGTAAGGACACAAGGAAAAGCCTGGTGGCTTACCTGTTCGAATTGCTCAGTGCTGCAGGCCTTCATGTTTTTATGGACAGCAAGAGAATACGCAAGGGAGATGTCATTTGTTCGCAATTGGAGCAGGCTATTGAGGAAGCGGTTATTCACATTCCTATATTTTCCCCAAATTATGTTGAATCGCGGTGGTGCCTCCGGGAGCTTACACAGATGTTAAAATCCAAAGGGCTGGTCATTCCTTTGTTTTACGGTGTGGAACCCGCAGATGTCAAATATGCGGAAAACCGTATTATGTATAGGGAGGCTTTTAAGCTTCACAGAGAAAAGGGCAGAGAGGAAGAGAAAACTATCAATGAGTGGAGCGATACTCTGTCTCAGGTCGGATCTTTTTCGGGATGGACTACACAGGCATCGAACCC GAATGAAATCAAATTCATTCGGGGTGTGGTGTCGGATGTTCTAAAAACATTGAAAATTGCTCAACTGGGCGTGCCGAGATTTGCCGTGGGACTGAAAGAGCGTATGGATGGCGTCATTAAGttgttgaagatggatgacaagcAGAAAGTAATTACAGTTGGGATATGGGGTGCGCATGGCGCCGGAAAATCCACCGTGGCTAGGGCAGTTTACAATAGCATTTGCGGGAATTTCAAAGTTTTTACCTTTGTGTCTGATATCGCGGGCAACCGGCTGCGTAAATTGCAGAAACAGCTGCTGAGAGATCTGTTGAAATGGAATCCTGAGGAATGTAAGATTAACGATGAGCATCATGGTAAAGCTAAACTGGAAGAGCATTTGCAGAATATCTGTGCCCTTGTAATTTTGGATAATGTTGATAATAGGAAGCAGATTGAAATGTTGGGCGTAGAGTGGCTTGGTGAAGGCAGCAGGGTCATTGTTACTACCCGCGACAAGAGTATCTTAAATTTTGGGGAAAATGAAGGAAGCGAAGCTGATGATCAAATTTATGCTATCCCGGAACTCAGAAAAGAGGAATCTCTTCAATTGTTCAGCTGGCACGCCTTTCTCAAACCATATCcggataaaaaatataaatttttagcCCAAGGAATTGTGGATGCTTGTGGCGCCCTCCCGTCTTCTTTGGAAATTCTTGGGCGGTTTTTGTGCGGGAGAAAAGATTTCAGGTGTTGGACTGAGGTTCTGGACCAGCTTCAGAGTGCCACTTTTGATGAAATATACAGGCCACTCAAAGTCATCTACCAAGATCTCAACGCCAAGGAAAAACAAATATTACTAGACATTGCATGTTTTTTCATGGGCCATGACCAGGAAGCTGCTATTAGTTTTTGGGAAGATATAAAGCTGAATCCCCATATAAACCTGAAGAATCTAGTTTTGAAGTCACTTGTCAAAATAGATTATAAGGAGGCGGTAATTTCAATGCATGATCATCTGAGGGATTTGGGGCGAGCAATTGTAGTGGATGAATCTTGGGATCCGTCCAAACGCAGCCGCCTGTGGAAATCCGAAGAAGCTTCTCAAGTTCTCCTTGAACGGCCG GGCTACGAAAGCATCCAGAGTATTTCCTTGTTAGCCGTAGAGGAGAGTCTTGCTGTCTTGAAAGCCGAAAATATAGCGTCAACGAAAAAATTGCAACTGCTTTGGCTGGGTAACAACACCATAGAAGGAGATCCGCAACCATTATTTTCGAATTTGAGATGGTTTAGATGGAATTCATGTCCATTGAGTTCTTTGCCGCCCAAATGGAACATGGAACATCTGGTTATACTAGATCTCAGCAGCAGCAGGGGAATTCCATCTCAAATAAAACAAATCTGGAAAGAAGAATCAAAATACAAG CACCACCCCAAAAATCTAAAAGTTCTTCTGCTGAGGCGATGTCTCCTCCTTGAAACATTGCCCGATCTCTCAAACTTTTCTCGTCTTTTGAGAATCGATTTGGAAGATTGTCCAGAATTGAGAAAGATACCCGAATCGATTGGTCTTCTTCTGCAACTAAAATGGTTGAACTTGTGTAGATGCAAAGATTTAGGAGAACTTCCAGAGAGCATCGGTAGCCTATCTTCGCTGGAAAAGCTTTATCTGAATGGTTGCTCCTCAATTAGAACGTTGCCAAGAACGTTGGGGAATCTCAGAGCCCTAAAGGAATTAGATCTAGGCGGTCTAGTACTGATAGAGGAACTGCCCCCTTTTCAAACAGGCTGCTGTCTGCAGAAGCTCGTTCTAAGCGGCTGTCGAAGTTTAAGAGATTTGCCTGCATCAATTGGTGACCTTAATCACCTCAGCTACCTAGAAATTAATGAATGCAGAACTATTTCTTATTTGCCAGAAGAATTTGGGAATCTTACAAGCCTGGAGGGATTGTTTCTGAATGAGTTTTGCCGTCTGGAAAATCTTCCTGAAAGTTTTGGGAACCTTACGAATCTTGTAACCCTTGAACTCAAGAAAGCTTATTGCCTTACTAAACTCCCAGAGAGTTTCTCCAAACTGGAGTCATTGGTGTATTTCGATGCAAGCTTTTCTCATCTGTATGGTCTTCCCGCAAGAATGGGTGATCTCTCTTCATTGCAGACTCTCAAATTGCAAGGTACTTTCATCGAGGGATTGCCTAACTCTTTGAAGCAGCTGAAAATGCTCCAAACACTAATCCTCAATGAATGCAACATGTTAACCGAATTGCCAGCTCTTCCTGAAGCACTCATCAAGTTTCAAGCTCGGGATTGTAAAGAACTAAGGAAGGTCGACCAAATGTCGGGTTTGAGCAACCTAACAGTGATGGATTTGAGGAACTGCCAATGCCTAGAGGAACTGCCTATATTAAGCTCTATGGAATCTTTAGCAAAGATAGACATACGTGGGTGCATAAGCATGAAAAATCTTGCAGACTTGCGTTTAGGAAGGCTGAGAAGTTTGCAGACAGTATACTTGAGCAGGTCCGATAGCAGTTGCTTTAATCTGAGACAGGTTGTGGAG GATATGCCATTATTTCGGAGATCAAATGCACTAGAAGAGGAGAATCGCGCATTAGAAGCGAATTGCTTCAAAGATGTGGTCTCGTTTCCTGTGGAAAAGAATCCCAGATGTGAAGGGGTGCTGCTATTTTTTCAGCTGGAATTTAATGCTAGGGGTATCAAAAGTGCCTGCATGGAAATCATCTTTGTGATAGACGAGGAAGAGACTATAAATAGTCTCACAGTGGATACTGAAGGAGAGGAGGAATTTATCTTGATTTTTAGAGCAACACATGAAATGGTCGTGGCTTTGGAGAAGGCTCGAAATCTCTGCGTCCGAGCAAAAGGGGAAGGAATCTGTATCAGATTTGTGGAGTTACGTGTAAGCAATAAATTTCAAGAAGCAGTTTCTGAAGAAAACAGGGGGGCAGATCATGGCTCGAGTGAAGGGGAAAG